Below is a genomic region from Gemmatimonadota bacterium.
CAACAGGCTCGATGAAGAGCTCGGCGAAGTACGCGTCGTCATCAAGGAGCTGCGCGAGATCTTGGAGTCCGAAGCGCGGCGTATGGAGATCCTCAAGGAAGAGCTGCGCACGGTCTCGGACAAGTTCGGCGACGACCGTCGGACCGAGATTATCGAAGCGGTCGGCTCGTTCGATGTCGAGGACCTCATCGTCGAGGAGGACATGGTCCTCACGGTCTCCCATCAGGGCTACGTGAAGCGTCTTGCGCTCGACACGTACCGGGCGCAGCGCCGTGGTGGCCGAGGCCTGCGCGGCATGGATACCAAGGACGAGGACTGGGTTGAACACCTCTTCGTGGCGTCCACGCACGACTACGTCATGATCTTCACGCGCCGCGGCCAATGCTACTGGATCAAAGTGTGGGAGATACCGATCGGCGGCCGGACCGCGCGCGGAAAGCCCATCGTCAACCTGCTCAACCTCGCCGACGATGAGGCGATCGCATCCATAGTGCCGGTACGCGAGTTCTCGGAGGACAGGAACCTCCTGTTCTCCACCCGCCTGGGCGTCGTGAAGAAGAGCGCCCTATCCGCGTACGGGAACGTCCGCGCGGTGGGCCTCAACGCGATCAACATCCGCGAAGGCGATGAGCTGATCGACGTGCAGATCACGTCGGGTGACGACGAGATCATTCTCGCGAGTCGCGGTGGCATGGCGATCCGGTTCAACGAGCGCGACGCGCGTCAGATGGGGCGTGCCACCGCCGGCGTGCGCGGGCTGAAGCTTCGCGACGACGACGTGGTCATGGGAATGGTCGTGGTCCGTCCCGACTCGACACTTCTGGTCGTCTCCGAGAACGGCATGGGGAAGAGGACCAACGTAGACGCGTACCGCCTGCAAAAGCGTGGCGGCAAGGGGGTGATCAACCTCAAGACGTCACAAAAGACGGGGCAGGTCGTCGCGATCAAGGCGGTCCAAGAGGACGAACAGCTCATGGTGATCACGAAAGCCGGTGTCGTGAACCGACAGCGGGTCGCCGAGATTTCGCTCATCGGCCGGGCGACACAGGGCGTGAAGCTCGTGAACCTAGACAAGGGCGATATCGTGGTCGATGTCGCGCGTATCGTCATTGAGGACGAGGAGAACGGCGAGAACGGCGAGAACGAAAAGAACGAAAAGAATGGGGAGAATGAAGGCGAGTTTTCCGCCGAGGGTGGGGTGGGCGACGAGAGCGAGAATGCGGAGTGAGCGACGTGGTGCAGGGCGAGGGGCTCGTCGGCCTGACAGAGATCGAGGCCGCGGCGCGCCGTCTTGCCGGCGTCGCAGTATTGACCCCCCTGCTGCCGGCGGACGCGCTCTCCGACGCCACCGGCGCCCAGGTGCGCCTCAAATGTGAGAACCTGCAACGTGAGGGATCGTTCAAGATCCGAGGCGCCCACAACTTCGTGTCGCAACTCTCTGACGATCAGGTCTCGTCGGGCATTATCACGTACTCCTCGGGCAACCATGCCCAGGCCGTGGCGCTCGCGGGCAAGCTCCGGGGCGTGCACGTCGTCGTGGTCATGCCCACGACCGCGCCCAAGGTCAAGCGAGACGGCGTCGAGCGGCTCGGGGCCGAGATCGAATACGAGGGCACGACCTCCGTCGAGCGAATGGCGCGCGCGGAAGCGATTGCCGAGGAGCGAGGTCTGGTCATCGTCCCGCCCTTCGACCACCGGCACATCATTGCCGGACAGGGAACGGTCGGCCTCGAGATCGCGCGGGAGTGGCCCGATGTCGATTTGGTGTTGGTGCCCATCGGCGGCGGAGGACTCGCGAGCGGGATCGCGGCATCGGTGAAGAGGCTGCTACCGAGTGCGCAGGTCGTCGGTGTGGAGCCAAAGGGAGCCGCTTCGATGCGCAAGGCACTCGACGAGGGTCATCCCGCGATACTCGAGGAGATCGACACGATTGCGGACGGTCTGGCTCCCGTGATCGCCGGCGAGCTGACGTACGAGCACGCGCGCGACCTGATGGACGATGTCGTCACCGTCGACGACGATGCGATTCGGGAAGCTGCCTCGTGGCTCCTGAGCCGCCGAAAACTCGTCGTCGAGTACTCCGGGGCGGCGACGACCGCAGCGCTACTCTCCAAGGCAGTCGACGCGAAGGGCCGCGCCGTCGCGGTGGTGGTCAGCGGCGGCAACTTGGATCCGAGCCTACTGGCCGGTCTGGCCTGAGTTAGAAGGCTGTTGAAGAAGTACAGTGGGCCGCGCGCATGGCGCTTGCGCGCGTTCAGGCAAGGAACGACGAGGAGTCGTAGCCTAGCTACGGCGACGAGGAGAGACGATGGATCAACCGCGCAACCGTCATGCGCCCAACACCATGGCTGATATGAACAAACGAGTGTGTGGGTTGGGGTGGCACGGCTCCATCTCCGTCGTTGGGGCTCCTAGCCGTAGCGACGGCTATGGCGTCGTCGCGCCGCCTAGGATCTGGAGCCGTGGCATCCCCAACGCGGCCCGCTGTACTTCTTCAACAGCCTTCTAGTGCGCCGGGTCGTTCTTTTCGACATCGACGGTACGCTCATCTCGGGCGGACCGGCGAAGGATGCGTTCTGCGAGGCGATGCTCGAGACGTTCGGGACGATCGGAGACGTCGAGGGCGTGAGCTTCGCGGGCAAGACCGATCCGCTGATTGCGCGGGAGCTCTTGGCCGGCGTCGGCTGCGACCGCGCCCGAGTCGAGTCGCGCCTGCCGGACCTATTCCGTCGTTACCTCGAGAAGCTCGAGGTCCAGTTGGTGGACCGTCCGGTGGACGTGCTCCCGGGTGTCGCCGAGCTGCTCGCGGCGCTCAGCGAGATGGAGGACATCGGCGTCGCATTGCTCACCGGTAACATCGTGGGGGGCGCCGAGCTCAAGCTCCGGTCGGCCGCATTGTGGGGCCACTTCGAACTCGGCAGTTATGGCTCCGACCACGAGGAGCGAGACGAACTTCCCGCCATTGCGCTCGAGCGTGCACGGCGTGCCTGGCGCGAGAGCATCGAGCCGAGTGATGCGATCGTCATCGGCGACACCCCTCGGGACGTTGCGTGCGGGCAGCGTGAGGGCACACGGACGCTCGCCGTCGCGACAGGTCACTTCAGCTTCCGGCAGCTCGCGGAAACGGGTGCGGACCACGTGCTCGAGGATCTCTCCGCCACGGACCAGGTCCTCGCTTTGCTGACTGCCTGAGCCTGACCGTCACCCCCATCGCTTGATCCCGCCCCGCCGCGGAAACATCTTGAAGGCCCATACCGAGCCCACCACCGCGCGGGCGGTCCGCATCGGAGTAGGCTGTGTCTAGAAGCGAAGAACGGAGAAAGGCCCGTGAGCGGGGCGGCTCCGACATGACCAAGTTCTATGTGATCCTGGGTGTCGTAGCGGTCGTCGGGATCGGCGCCGTTGGCTATTCCCTCGGTAGCTCGGCACTCGGCGCGGCGGCGATGGAGCCGATCGAGGTCGAGGGCCTGGATGACATGACCGTTCTGGCCGAAATGGCTCAGGGCGCCACCAAGGGTGACGATGACGCGCCGATCACCATCATCGAGTTCGGTGACTATGCGTGTCCGGCCTGCGGGAGTTTTGCGCTGAGCGTGAAGCCTCAGATCGAGCTGCTGCT
It encodes:
- a CDS encoding threonine/serine dehydratase, which produces MSDVVQGEGLVGLTEIEAAARRLAGVAVLTPLLPADALSDATGAQVRLKCENLQREGSFKIRGAHNFVSQLSDDQVSSGIITYSSGNHAQAVALAGKLRGVHVVVVMPTTAPKVKRDGVERLGAEIEYEGTTSVERMARAEAIAEERGLVIVPPFDHRHIIAGQGTVGLEIAREWPDVDLVLVPIGGGGLASGIAASVKRLLPSAQVVGVEPKGAASMRKALDEGHPAILEEIDTIADGLAPVIAGELTYEHARDLMDDVVTVDDDAIREAASWLLSRRKLVVEYSGAATTAALLSKAVDAKGRAVAVVVSGGNLDPSLLAGLA
- a CDS encoding HAD hydrolase-like protein, producing the protein MRRVVLFDIDGTLISGGPAKDAFCEAMLETFGTIGDVEGVSFAGKTDPLIARELLAGVGCDRARVESRLPDLFRRYLEKLEVQLVDRPVDVLPGVAELLAALSEMEDIGVALLTGNIVGGAELKLRSAALWGHFELGSYGSDHEERDELPAIALERARRAWRESIEPSDAIVIGDTPRDVACGQREGTRTLAVATGHFSFRQLAETGADHVLEDLSATDQVLALLTA